The Sphingomonas sp. HF-S4 sequence CGACGAAGCACGTGGCGAGCGCGCTGGAGACGCACAGGAAGATCGCCTGGTTGATCACCGAGATACGCTTGTCGATGAGGCGGAGTTCCCAGACGTGGCGGTCATGCTCGGGCCCGGTCGAGCGCGGGTGGATCTCCTCGAGGCTGCGCGCGCGATCGACGATTCGCGCGAGGCGCCCGACCATCACGTTGAGGATCGCGCCGATGCCGGCGAGCAGGAAGACCGGCGCGATGGCGCTCTGGATCGTGTCGGCGACGGTCGAGAGATAGGGGCCTGGGATCATCGCGGCGACTATGGCGCGGTCGTGCGCCCGCGTGAAGCCGCTACGCAAGCGGCTCACGGCTTGGTAACCGATGCGGCCTAGGATCGCCGGGATGACCAAGCCGATGCCGCTCGACGCGTTTCCGCGCCTGACGCCCCTGCTCGCCGCCGAATGCGTCGACGGGCTGGCCGCGAGCATCGACGCCGTTGCCGCGCGCGCGGCGCCGACCCACCGCTTCCTGCGCTACGGCTGGTTCGCCGCCGCGCTTCAGGCCTATGGGGGTGCGGCGTGGACGATTACGGTCGCACGAGAAAGCGAACCGGTGGCAGCGCTGCCGATCGTGGCGAGGGGGCCGGGCTGGCTCGGGCTGGCGAGCGTTCCGGGATGCTATTGGCCGTTCCGCAGCTTCCCGGTGCGCGAAGATGCCGGAGTCGAGGTCGGCGAAGCATTGCTCGCGCGGCTTGCCGAGACAGCGAATGCGCTGCGCCTGGGCCCCATCTGCGACGGGGATCCGGGGCTCGAATTGCTCAAGGCGGCTGCCGAGGCGCGGGGCTGGGTGGTGCTGGACCGCTTCGTCGCCGACAGCTTCCTGCTCGATATGGCCGCGCTTCAGGCCGAGGGGACCTGGCCGCGCAACTCGACGCTGCGGAAGAACCGGTTTCATGAGAAGCATCTGGGTTCGCATGGCGCACTCGACTGGGCCTTCGTGTCGGGAGGCGATTGGGATTCAGACGCGTTCGATGCGCTCGCCGAGATCGAGCGGAAAAGCTGGATCGCGGCTAGAACCGATGGCTCGGACGCCAAGTTCACGCCCGAGGGGCATGGCGGCTTCTGGCGTGCTGCGACCGCCGATCCGGTGGTGGCGGAAATGATGTGGGCGGCGGTGCTGCGCGTGGACGGCAAGCCTGCTGCATTCTCGTTCGATCTCAATGCGGGATCACTGAAATATGCGATCGCCAACAGCTATGATCCGGCGTTCGCGAAGCACTCGCCGGGCAAACTGCTCTATTATCGTAACCTGGTGCGCGGGATCGCAGACGGCATTTCGACGGTCGACTGGGGCGCGGGGGACAGCGGCTACAAGCAGGTGATCGGCGCCGACCGCGGCCCGGTGATCCGCGACTGGCTGTTCGTGCGGCCCGGACTGCCGGCGCTCGCCGGGCGGATGCTGCGCGGGTTGTGGCGGCGCAGTGGGCATACCCAGCAACCTACCGTCACCCCGGCCGAAGTGCCGGAGTGACGGTGGTGGGTCAGGCGGCGAACGCCTCGGCATCGATCGCGTACAGCACATCCGCCTTGGCCATCGCAGCCGCCTTCAACCCCATCGCCTCCGGAACGATCTGCTCGACATAGAAGCGCGTCGCCGCTGCCTTCATCTTGAGGAACGTCGGATCGACTTCGCTTCGGGCGGCGATGCGGCCGCTTTCCTCCATCAGCCAGCCGCATACCGCGACCGAGAGCATCGTCAGGAATGGGTAGCTCGCGGCGAGGCGGTCGTCGGTCTCTGCCGACAGCAGGGTGCGCCCGACTTCCTCGCATGCATCGATCAGCCGGAGCAGTTCGCCATCCTCGGCGTCGCCGCGCATTTCCGAGAGCAGGCCGAACAGCGTGCCGCCATTGTCCATGCTCAGCTTCCGCCCGACCAGATCGGCGGCCTGGATGCCGTTGGTGCCTTCGTAGATCGGCGTGATGCGCGCGTCGCGGAAATGCTGGGCGGCGCCGGTCTCCTCGATATAGCCCATCCCGCCGTGGACTTGGACGCCGAGCGACGCGACTTCGTTGCCGAGATCGGTACCGTGCGCCTTGGCGAGTGGGGTGAGCAGCTCGACTCGCGCGTTGGCCGCGGCGTCGCCGGCATGGCCGCGGTCGAGCTGGCCAAAGGCGTAATAGACCAATGCGCGCGCCGCCTGAGTCTGCGCCTTCATGCGCAGCAGCATGCGGCGGACGTCGGGATGCTCGACGATTGCGGCAGGTGCGCCGGCGCGAACGCCCTGGACGCGTTCGCGGGCATAGCCGACTGCGCGCTGGGTGGCGCGCTCCGCGACCTGGACGCCCTGGAGGCCGACATTCAATCGCGCATTGTTCATCATCGTGAACATCGCGCGGATGCCGCCCATTTCGCCGCCGATCAGCTCGCCGATGCAATCGTCGTGATCGCCGAAGCTCAGCACGCAGGTCGGCGAGGCGTGGAGCCCCATCTTGTGCTCGATCGAGACGACGCGGACGTCGTTGAAGGTCCCGTCGGCCCGGACCTTGGGGACGAGGAACAGCGAAAGCCCCTTGGTGCCCGCGGGTGCGTCTGGCGTGCGCGCGAGGACGAGGTGGACGATGTTGTCGGCCATGTCGTGGTCGCCGAAGCTGATGAAGATCTTAGTGCCCTTGATCCGGTACGTGCCGTCGCCGACCGGCTCGGCCTTGGACTTGAGCGCGCCGACATCGCTGCCCGCCTGCGGCTCGGTGAGGTTCATCGTACCGGTCCACTCGCCGGTCGCGAGCTTGGGGAGATACAGCGCCTGCTGCTCGGGCGTGCCGTGATGCGCCAGCGCCTCGATCGCGCCGACGGTGAGGATTGGCGCGAGCGCAAACCCCATATTGGCGGTGCCGAGCGTCTCGAGCACGGCGATCGACAGGCTGACCGGAAGGCCCTGCCCGCCAAAGGCCTCGGGGGATCCGATCGTGCCCCAGCCGCCCTCGACATAGGCCTTGTACGCCTCGGCGTAGCCCGCGGGCATCCTGACGCCATCCTCGGTCCATTTGGGGCCCTCGGTATCGCCCAGCCGTTCGAGGGGTGCCCATTCGCCCGCGGCGAATTCTCCCGCACCTTCGAGCACCGGGTCCATCATCTCGCCCGCCTCGGGGCTGATTTCCGCGAGGCGGACGATATGCTCCAGCACGAAGCGCTGCTCGGCGGTGGCGGGGGTGAACATGATGCCTCTCTTGTCGTCCTGTTTCCTGCGCTATAGCCCCCCTCGCGTGAGCCCGACAAATCCCCGCATCTTACCCTACGGCGAGGCCGCCATCGCCGAAGCCGCCGCGCTGATTCGGAGCGGTGATTGCGTCGCGGTGCCCACTGAGACGGTGTATGGACTCGCCGCCGACGCAACCGATTCGCAGGCCGTCGCGCGGATCTACCAGGCCAAAGGGCGGCCGAGCTTCAACCCGCTGATCGTGCATGTCCCCGATCTCGAGGCGGCAGAGATCATCGCGGTGTTCGACGATGCCGCGCGGCGGCTGGCGGAGCGCTTCTGGCCGGGGCCGCTGACGCTGGTGCTGCCGGTAAGACGCGAGGCGGGGATTTCGTCGCTGGTGACCGCGGGGCTGGAGACGATCGCGATCCGCGTGCCCGATCACCGCGCGATGCAGGCGCTGCTCGATGCGAGCGGCGTGCCACTGGCGGCACCTTCGGCCAATGCCAGCGGAGGCATCTCTCCGACCCGGGCGGCGCATGTCGCGGCGAGCCTGGCGGGGCGGATCCCGCTGGTGATCGACGACGGACCGACGTCTGCGGGGATCGAGTCGACGATCGTACGTGGCCGAGAAATCCTTCGGCCTGGCCCGTTGACTTGGGCCGACCTGTTCCCCGGCGAAGGCCGGGGAACAGTCACGATGCAGCCCGAGACTGGGCCCCGGCCTTCGCCGGGGAACAAGGAGGGGATCACTGCGCCCGGTCAGCTCGACAGCCATTATGCGCCTGGCAAGCCGCTGCGCCTGCATGCGACGATCCGGCAGGACGGCGAATGGCTGATCGGCTTCGGCGCAGTGCCGGGCGACGATACGCTGTCGATTCGCGGCGACCTGGTCGAAGCCGCGGCGAACCTGTTCGATGCGCTGCACCGCGCGGATGCGTCGGAAGCGGTGGCGATCGCGGTGGCGCCGGTGCCCGAGACGGGCATTGGCGTTGCGATCAACGACCGGCTCAAGCGGGCGGCATTTCCGCGCTGAGCTCCCCTCCCTGCAAGGGAGGGGCTGGGGGTGGGTGCGAGCGAAGCGAGCCCAACGAGTTGCAGGGAGTAAAGAAAAGGCCGGGCATCGAGCCCGACCTTTTCTAACCCACCCCTGACCCCTCCCTTGCAGGGAGGGGAAAAGGTCAGGCCGCCGCCCCTTCCTTGGCCTTCGCCGCGAAGCTTTTCCGGAGCTTCCGCAGCTTGGGCGGGATCACTGCGAGGCAATACGGGTTCCGCTGGCCTTCGCCCTGCCAATATTCCTGATGATAGTCTTCCGCCGGATACCAGTCCGACAGGGGCTCGATCGTGGTGACGATCGGTGCCGGCCAATCCGCCGATGCGCGCGCGATCGCGGCTTCGGCCTCGGCCTTCTGTTCGTCCGAATGCGGAAAGAACGCCGAGCGATACTGCGTGCCGACATCGTTGCCCTGGCGATTGAGCTGGGTCGGGTCGTGCGTCGCGAGGAAGATGTCGAACAGCTCGGCGGTGCTGATCTGATCGGTCTCGTAGGTCACCCGGATCGCCTCGGCATGGCCGGTGTCGCCGCCGCAGACCTGCTTGTAGGTCGGGTTGGGCACGTTGCCGCCGATATAGCCGCTCTCGACCTTGCTGACTCCAATCACGTCGTTGAACACCGCCTCGGTGCACCAGAAGCATCCGCCGGCGAGCGTCGCGGTTTCGACTGTCATTTCATTCTCCTTGTCGCGCCCAAGATAGGTGGGGGTTGGCGCAGCGCAATCGCCCCTCTAGGCGAGGCGCGACAAAGGAGATCCGAATGCGCGACGGTACAGTGCTGGTGACGGGCGGTGCGGGCTATATCGGCAGCCACGCGGTGCTCGCGCTGCTCGACGCGGGGTGGAAGGTCGTCGTGGTCGACAACCTCGTCACCGGGTTCGACTGGGCCGTCGACAAGCGCGCCAAGCTGGTCGTCGCCAATATCGAGGACGAGGCCAGGATCCGCGCGACGATGCGCGACGAAGGCGTCATCGCGGTAATGCATTTCGCAGGATCGGTGGTGGTGCCGGAGTCGGTGAGCGACCCGCTCAGATATTACCGCAACAACACCGTTGCGAGCCGCTCGCTGATCGAGAGCGCGGTGGCGTCGGGGGTGAAGCATTTCATCTTCTCATCGACCGCGGCAACCTACGGCATCCCGGAGAAGGTGCCTGTGTCCGAGGACAGCCCCAAGGTGCCGATCAACCCCTATGGCATGTCCAAGCTGATGACCGAGTTCATGCTGCGCGACGTCGCCGCGGCGCATCCGATCAATTACGCGGCCTTGCGCTATTTCAACGTCGCCGGCGCCGATCCGCAGGGCCGCTCGGGCCAGTCGACCGCAGGGGCGACGCACCTGATCAAAATTGCTGCCGAGGCGGCGACGGGCAAGCGATCGTCGGTGTCGGTGTTTGGAACCGACTTCGCCACCGAGGACGGCACCGGGGTGCGCGATTACATCCACGTCACCGATCTCGCCGCGGCGCATGTCGACGCGCTCGACCTGCTGATTGCACGGCCGCAGGAGAGCCACACGATGAACGCGGGCTATGGCCGGGGCTTTTCGGTGCTCCAGGTGCTCGACGCGGTCGATCGGGTGACCAACCGGACGATCGAGCGGAAGCTCGAAGGCCGTCGTGCCGGCGATCCCGACGCGCTGGTGGCGGACAACAGCAAGATCCTGAGCACGCTGCCATGGCGACCCAAGCACGACGATCTCGAAGGCATCGTCAAGGACGCGCTGGCGTGGGAACGCTCGCTGGCCGAGCGCCAGGGCTGACGCCGCCGCCGATGCCTGCTATATCGGGCAGGTGAACGTCGCGCCGCGCCACCCGCTGCTTCCGCCCCCGGCATGACCGAGGACGAATGGGACGCGCTGCGCGATGCGCAGGCTGACGCCGAGATTGTAGCTGGGCGCGGGGTTCCGCATGACAAGGTTCGCGCGTGGGCAAGGAAACTCGAGACCCGGAAGAGACTCCAATGCCACGTGAATGGCTCGAGTAATCTGGAGCCCGCAGGCGCTGCGGGATCTCGACCTAATCCAGAGCTATATTAGGCAGTTCGATCCTGTTGCAGCACGCGCATAGTCAACACATTGGTAGCCGCTGGAGATAGCCTCGAAGCTTTTCCCAACCGCGGTCGTCCCGGCTCGCATAAACGGCGTGAGCTGCCGTCTGTGCCGCCCTATGTAATTCGATATCCTGTCGCCGGAGAGGATGTCATGATCCTGACGGTAAAACACGGCGCGCGCCGGCCGGACTAGTCGGCGGTTGGTTTCGCGCGAAGATACGCAACTCCAGCCCCCACCACAGCAGCGCCCAGCAGCTGCCGAACGCCCAGCCGGCTAGGACGTCGCTGGGCCAGTGGACGCCGAGATAGATGCGGCTCACCCCGATCAGCCCGACCAGCAGCATCGCCACCGCCAGCACGAAGCCGCGCATCCGCCAGTCGCGCACCACGGGGAAGAGCAGCGTCGCCAGCGTGAGGTAGACGATCGCGCTGTTGGCGGCGTGGCCGCTGGGGAAGCTGTGCGAGGCCTCGTCCATCAGTTGCTGGACGATGTCGGGGCGGGCGCGGGCGATCAGCACCTTGATCACCGTTACCGCGAGCCCGCCGAGCGCCGTCGCGCCGATAACGAGCAGCGCCTGGCGGAAGCGGCCGCGCAGCGCGAGGAAGCTGGCAGTGACGATGACGACGAGAGTCAGCACCGTCGAACTGCCGAGCGCAGTGATGTCGCGCACCGCGGAAGGCAGCCAGTGTGGGCCGATCGGCAGTTCGGGATGGCCGGGGACGCGCAGCGCGAGGATGATCGCACGGTCGAACTCGGCGGCCTCGCCCTCCCGGATCTCATGGCCGAACCAGACCAGGCCGAGCAGAATCGCCATCGCGGCGAGGACGACGATTGGCCAGGGGATGCGGCGCGAGGCGCGGCTCTCGTCGCGGAGCGCGACGATCGTGTCGGGGGACGGACGTTCCATCCATCCCCCAATGGCCCAATCGCGTTAGAGTTGCACGCGCAGCGTCGCGCGGAAATCGCGGCCCGCGAGTGGGGCATAGTCCTTGAGCACGCTGGTGTGCCGGCGTGCCTCGACGTCGAAGATGTTGTTCGCCGAAAGCAACAGGCTCGTGTTCGAGCCCGCGCCGAACGGCTTCCAGGCGATCGACGCGTTGACCAAAGTGAAGCCGCTGGTCGGCGTCTCGAAATCGGTGACGCGATCCTGCTTGAAGCTGTGCTCGACTTCGGCGCGAGCGGTGATCGCATCCGACTGCGCTTCGAGCCCGCCCATCAGGCGGAGCGGCGGGATGCGCGGGACCGGGCCCTCGTCGACCAGCTCGGCATGGACGTAGTCGGCAAGCGCGTCGGCGTTGATCGCGAAGCCGCCCAGTTGCGCCAGGCGCGCCGAGCCCTGGACCTCGAAGCCGTAATAGCGGGCATCGGCCTGGTTGTACTGGAATACCGGCAAATCGTCTTCGATCGCGCCGGTGGGGGCATCGTAGATATAGTCGGTGAACCAGCTGTAATGCGCCGCGGCCGACAGGCTCCAGCCATCGCCCGAGCCCTTGAGCGTGCCTTCGATCCCCCAGGCCTTTTCGGTCGTGAAATCGGGGTTGCCGACTTCGAACGCCTGGGTGCCCGCGTGCGGGCCGTTGGCGAACAGTTCCTCCTGCGTCGGCGCGCGCTCGCTGCGTGAGACGTTGACGCCGAAGCGCAGATGCTCGGCAAGCGCATAGCTCGCGCCGAGCGAGGCCGAGACGCTGTCGAAGCTGCGGTCGTATTGCGGATTGCCGATATCGGCGTCGGCCTGCGCATGCAGGTCGTTATGCTCGTAGCGCAACGCCGCCTCGGCCTTGAGCGCCCCGAAGTCGAGCGACTGGAGCGTGAACAGGCCGTATTGGTTGCTCTCGGTGCGCGGTAGGAATTTCTCCTCGCCGACGATGCGGGTGTTGCGCGTCGAGAACTGCCCGCCGGTGACGCCTTCCCATTGTCCGTGCGTTTCCTGGACCAGCTCGAGCCGGCCCTCGAGTCCCTGGCTGTAGAAGGTGGTGCCGACTTCGCCGGTGTCCTCGATCTCGCTGTGGCGATAATCTGCCGCGGCAAGGCGCATGCGTATCTGATGGATGCCGACGATTTCCGTGAGGATGTCGCCGTGGACGTCGAAGCGCGTCTGCTTGGCGTGGAGGCGGACCGCCTCGGCCTCGATCGACGGATCGAGCGAATAGCGGATCGGAACCCCATAGAGGCTGTCATAGCGCGACACCGAGAAGCCTAGGCTGCCGCGATCGTCGACGATCGCCGCGCCACCGGCAATGTCCCAGGTGCGCGCCGCGGTGTTGGGCACTTCGCCCTTGAGGTCGGCGAGTTCCTGGATCTCGGGCTCGGCGCTGGCTGCGGCCTGGGCGCGCAACGCGGGCGTGAGGACATAGCCGCCGCTGCGCAGGTCGCCGG is a genomic window containing:
- a CDS encoding DUF2721 domain-containing protein, translating into MIPGPYLSTVADTIQSAIAPVFLLAGIGAILNVMVGRLARIVDRARSLEEIHPRSTGPEHDRHVWELRLIDKRISVINQAIFLCVSSALATCFVVALMFVSRLFGLHVGAIVAIAFVISMLLLMAGLIYFLIEVRMSLGAIHVRKELLELEGK
- a CDS encoding GNAT family N-acetyltransferase, translated to MTKPMPLDAFPRLTPLLAAECVDGLAASIDAVAARAAPTHRFLRYGWFAAALQAYGGAAWTITVARESEPVAALPIVARGPGWLGLASVPGCYWPFRSFPVREDAGVEVGEALLARLAETANALRLGPICDGDPGLELLKAAAEARGWVVLDRFVADSFLLDMAALQAEGTWPRNSTLRKNRFHEKHLGSHGALDWAFVSGGDWDSDAFDALAEIERKSWIAARTDGSDAKFTPEGHGGFWRAATADPVVAEMMWAAVLRVDGKPAAFSFDLNAGSLKYAIANSYDPAFAKHSPGKLLYYRNLVRGIADGISTVDWGAGDSGYKQVIGADRGPVIRDWLFVRPGLPALAGRMLRGLWRRSGHTQQPTVTPAEVPE
- a CDS encoding acyl-CoA dehydrogenase codes for the protein MFTPATAEQRFVLEHIVRLAEISPEAGEMMDPVLEGAGEFAAGEWAPLERLGDTEGPKWTEDGVRMPAGYAEAYKAYVEGGWGTIGSPEAFGGQGLPVSLSIAVLETLGTANMGFALAPILTVGAIEALAHHGTPEQQALYLPKLATGEWTGTMNLTEPQAGSDVGALKSKAEPVGDGTYRIKGTKIFISFGDHDMADNIVHLVLARTPDAPAGTKGLSLFLVPKVRADGTFNDVRVVSIEHKMGLHASPTCVLSFGDHDDCIGELIGGEMGGIRAMFTMMNNARLNVGLQGVQVAERATQRAVGYARERVQGVRAGAPAAIVEHPDVRRMLLRMKAQTQAARALVYYAFGQLDRGHAGDAAANARVELLTPLAKAHGTDLGNEVASLGVQVHGGMGYIEETGAAQHFRDARITPIYEGTNGIQAADLVGRKLSMDNGGTLFGLLSEMRGDAEDGELLRLIDACEEVGRTLLSAETDDRLAASYPFLTMLSVAVCGWLMEESGRIAARSEVDPTFLKMKAAATRFYVEQIVPEAMGLKAAAMAKADVLYAIDAEAFAA
- a CDS encoding L-threonylcarbamoyladenylate synthase — protein: MPLLSSCFLRYSPPRVSPTNPRILPYGEAAIAEAAALIRSGDCVAVPTETVYGLAADATDSQAVARIYQAKGRPSFNPLIVHVPDLEAAEIIAVFDDAARRLAERFWPGPLTLVLPVRREAGISSLVTAGLETIAIRVPDHRAMQALLDASGVPLAAPSANASGGISPTRAAHVAASLAGRIPLVIDDGPTSAGIESTIVRGREILRPGPLTWADLFPGEGRGTVTMQPETGPRPSPGNKEGITAPGQLDSHYAPGKPLRLHATIRQDGEWLIGFGAVPGDDTLSIRGDLVEAAANLFDALHRADASEAVAIAVAPVPETGIGVAINDRLKRAAFPR
- the msrA gene encoding peptide-methionine (S)-S-oxide reductase MsrA, translated to MTVETATLAGGCFWCTEAVFNDVIGVSKVESGYIGGNVPNPTYKQVCGGDTGHAEAIRVTYETDQISTAELFDIFLATHDPTQLNRQGNDVGTQYRSAFFPHSDEQKAEAEAAIARASADWPAPIVTTIEPLSDWYPAEDYHQEYWQGEGQRNPYCLAVIPPKLRKLRKSFAAKAKEGAAA
- the galE gene encoding UDP-glucose 4-epimerase GalE; translated protein: MRDGTVLVTGGAGYIGSHAVLALLDAGWKVVVVDNLVTGFDWAVDKRAKLVVANIEDEARIRATMRDEGVIAVMHFAGSVVVPESVSDPLRYYRNNTVASRSLIESAVASGVKHFIFSSTAATYGIPEKVPVSEDSPKVPINPYGMSKLMTEFMLRDVAAAHPINYAALRYFNVAGADPQGRSGQSTAGATHLIKIAAEAATGKRSSVSVFGTDFATEDGTGVRDYIHVTDLAAAHVDALDLLIARPQESHTMNAGYGRGFSVLQVLDAVDRVTNRTIERKLEGRRAGDPDALVADNSKILSTLPWRPKHDDLEGIVKDALAWERSLAERQG
- a CDS encoding phosphatase PAP2 family protein: MERPSPDTIVALRDESRASRRIPWPIVVLAAMAILLGLVWFGHEIREGEAAEFDRAIILALRVPGHPELPIGPHWLPSAVRDITALGSSTVLTLVVIVTASFLALRGRFRQALLVIGATALGGLAVTVIKVLIARARPDIVQQLMDEASHSFPSGHAANSAIVYLTLATLLFPVVRDWRMRGFVLAVAMLLVGLIGVSRIYLGVHWPSDVLAGWAFGSCWALLWWGLELRIFARNQPPTSPAGARRVLPSGS
- a CDS encoding TonB-dependent receptor, with translation MLRTLLLASATLIAFPAYANDTAPNPAAPAPVAQDHDQPNQEIVVTGTRARATADVLGGTAILASEELTRELRPTIGETLARQPGVSATSFGPNASRPVLRGFTGDRARLLIDGVGSIDVSNTSADHAAIINPLTADRIEVLRGPSALLFSPSSIGGVVNVIDSRIPRHLPESPLHADGIASYGSAADERSVSGAVDVPVAGKLVVHADGSYTKTGDLRSGGYVLTPALRAQAAASAEPEIQELADLKGEVPNTAARTWDIAGGAAIVDDRGSLGFSVSRYDSLYGVPIRYSLDPSIEAEAVRLHAKQTRFDVHGDILTEIVGIHQIRMRLAAADYRHSEIEDTGEVGTTFYSQGLEGRLELVQETHGQWEGVTGGQFSTRNTRIVGEEKFLPRTESNQYGLFTLQSLDFGALKAEAALRYEHNDLHAQADADIGNPQYDRSFDSVSASLGASYALAEHLRFGVNVSRSERAPTQEELFANGPHAGTQAFEVGNPDFTTEKAWGIEGTLKGSGDGWSLSAAAHYSWFTDYIYDAPTGAIEDDLPVFQYNQADARYYGFEVQGSARLAQLGGFAINADALADYVHAELVDEGPVPRIPPLRLMGGLEAQSDAITARAEVEHSFKQDRVTDFETPTSGFTLVNASIAWKPFGAGSNTSLLLSANNIFDVEARRHTSVLKDYAPLAGRDFRATLRVQL